CTTACAAAGTCATGAGCAAAAATACTGTAGTCAAATAGTAAGAACTATTTACCCTATGCAACAATCTTCAATGAATAGTGAAGACTCACATGGCAATTGCACTTTTTGCTCATCTTTCCTAGatgtggattgtctgccctctcatTTTCATATTCTTCTTATCCCCTTatgtttgtgtgatcacggttaagccacgttaacattttatattgatttttttataaaaaaaaaaaagtaataggaatataaaatgttgacgtggcttaaccgtgaccacacaaaacaagagggGATGAGAAGAGTATGAAAATGGGAGGGGACAATCCACCTCCATCTTTCCTTTGATCACTCTGTTTTTTCTGTGTGGGTCTAATTGAATTGACTACAACAGGTCATGAATGCCATTATAAATAAGCCCTAGAAGTGGATTATAATATGTACACAAAaatttcgaccaaaaaaaatatatatatgtacacgaaattaaactaaaattatTAGAGGAGAAAAgttatttttgagttaaaatctaaatttttttatataatacaATCGTGGATGTGGACTTAACCAtaattaaattttcaaaattattaATGCTCATAAAAATTGAACATAATACCTTTTAATtaggcttaaatgtcaaaatggcCATTGTGTTTTACTCTATCGACCAATTTAGTTCCTGTGTTTTCAATTTAGTCAAATTGGTCCATGTGTTTACATTCGTTAGCCAGTTCAAGACAATCAGGTAAAAGACACTTAAAATTGACATGTCCTAAATCGCATTTATACTCAAGTGAATTGAACGAAACGTCAATTTCGAAAGATAGGTATCGTATCTGTTTAGTAAGTGTacataaaattaagtttttGTCCTCTCATGTGCCTGACACATGTCAATTCTAACGGTCTTTTAATGGATTGTCTTGAATTAGCTAATGGATGTAAACACAGAGATCAATTTGGCCATATTGAAAACACAGAGACAAAATTGGCCGATAGAGTAAAATACGAAGACCATTTTGACATCTAAGccttttaattataaataaaaagatgCCTACACTGTACGTGCCTCCACTAgcattttccaaattttcttttatttgataCGTTTGAACTTATAACACCAAACGGATAACTttaatgggaagaaaaaaaaatagaaataaatgaGATATGAACAAGAGAGCAGGGTTGAGAGTGTGATATTTGAGAAGTGCAAATATTGACAATTAGAGACATTTGGGACAAAGTGGTGTACTagctggcgacaaagacttttaTTTGATACGTTTGAACTTATTCACTCTGCAAGTCCTGTATCTTTGTTCTTCCACCCCACCCTTTTTTGTCTGTGCGGTTCGAGTGAATAAGGTATCCCCCTCCAAAAAAAAATGAGCCAAGGGCAGTGGTGGCCCCAGCTCCTACGCGTGAACGTGACTACGAGAAATTTTTAGGTGTTCCCGTCACCCTACATCACCATAGACACTTGGTGTACCCATCAAATCAGGGGATGCCACGTTTCCCATTAAAAAATCtttctgatttattttttaagaaaatcaattaaacaaacactttaaTGGGAAACGTGGCACCCTCTGATTGGATGAGTACACCAAGTGTGATGGTGATGTGGGGTGACGGGAacatctaaaaatttctcctttttgTGATCCAACAAATGGAAATGATGGGCTTTGGTTGGTTCAACGGCCGAACGGCTGAAATCGAATATGAAAAAAGTTCTAACGTCTCAAAATcaaattcaacggctaaaacatttaaaaaaattatttaaatcaaaattctaGCAAAAACTTCacaaatacctatgtatttgttcaaatatCCATACAAAATTCACTTTCCTCATACtattcttccatttttttttctactcacttccaaaattttcaatatGGCAAAATATCATATTAAAGGGAGGACCCTTACAAGATGGCATTCAATTTTGAGCTCTAATATGcagaggagaggtggtagatttccTGGAGGTTTGAGCTCTAATATGCAGAGGAGATGTGGTAGATTTCCTGGAGGCCCTAAATTTCAGAGGCAGAGggattttggtggttcaggtggTTCAGGTGCCCCTTTATGCCGCAgatgtaataataggcattttggggagtaTAAGAGAGGCAGCAGTGCATGCTatacttgtggacagatggggCATAGAGCTGTACATTGCCCTTagaatcagcagaggccccaACAGCCTCTCTTACCACCGTCTGCGCTGATCCAGCAAACTTCAGGACCTAGCGGTTATGCCCAGACTGGACGAGGAGGTGCTTATCACTATCAGGGCGACGCCGCTCCTTATGCTTCAGGGCAGTATCAGTACTCGCAAGATCTTCATTATCAGGGTGGTTACCCTCAATATCAGGGAAGTTCTATGTCATATCAGCCATATTCAGCAGGTGGATCCTAGTGGTACCAATGGGGACAGCCCCAACATGTAGATGTTGCTGCTAGCAGTGCAGGATCGTTGAGGCAGTCTGGTCAGCCAAGACAAGGACGAGGTATTCATGCtaacagaggtcgtggtggacgacaacAGGCTCAGGAACGTATCCACAATATgacactgcaagatgctcagaacaatcctgatttaatcatgggtacgttaaatattcttggtcattttgctaaagtattgattgattgtggtgctacacattctgttgtttctcatacatttgctcaagtgacgcaacctcatcctacacctctaggatatgatttagagttttctatgcctagaggggagatATGTTATGTTGATCAGGTATATCCAGGATGCCCAGTGATGGTAGAGGAtgtagttatgccagctaacCTTATTCGGTTAgacattgtggattttgatgtgattttgggcacttattggttacactacaatcgtgccaagatagataGCTACGGAAAAATGGTTACTTTTCATCGTCCTGAATTATCTGAAGTCACATTTGTGGGAGAGCTTAGTGGGGTGAGGCAttgtgttatttctgccatgaaagccaaaagattgttgtcgaaaggttgtcagggatatttggctcatgtggtgttgaatgataatGCTCCTATTAGTGTGGATGATGTACGTGTGGTCAGTCATTTTCCGGATGTGTTCCTTGATGATTTGtctggattgccgccagacagagatgtggagttcgctattgatttacttccaggtacgaatcctatatctttgactccatatagaatggctcctgccgaattgagggaattgaaagttcagttgcaagaattagtggataaaggttttattcaacctagtacttcaccctaGGGAGCTCTAGTTTtgtttgtgaggaagaaagacggaACTTTAAGgttgtgcattgattacaggcaattgaatcgggtaacaattaagaaccgttatctgttacctcgtatagatgatttgtttgatcaactccgaggtgcctgtgtgttctctaagattgacttgaggtctggttactaccagttgaagattagAATTAAAGATGTCCCGAAAACAGCattcaggactcgatatggtcattatgagtttctagTAATGCCATTCGGATTAACTAATGTTCCAGCAGCTTTCATGGATTTAATGAATCGTGTATTCTAGCCGTATTTGGACAGGTTTGTCATTGTCTTCATTGATGACAttttggtatactctaagtctagagcagagcatgctagacatcttaaattagtgttgaaaagtttgagggaacaccagcTATATGCTAAGTTTTGCAAATGCCAATTCTGGttagatcaagtggcatttttgggacatgttataTCAGCTCAAGGCATTCGAGTGGATTCTCAAAAAgtggcagctgtggagaattgggaacaacctcgaaccgtcacttaggtacggagttttcttggcttagcaggctattatagacggtttgttaaGCATTTTCAGTCATTGATTTGCCATTGACAAGGTTGACTAGAAAAgaagttaagtttgagtgggatgataattgtgagcaaagttttcagcagttgaagtattatctcactcatgcacatGTTTTAGCACTCCCAGATGATAATGGTAATTTTGAGGTCTtcagtgatgcttctttgaacggtctgggttgtgtattgatgcaacatggtagggtgattgcttatgcttcgagacagttgaaacctcatgagaagaattaccctattCATGATCTGGAGTTAgcggctatcatctttgctttgaagatttggagacattatctttatggtgagaaatgtaagatcttcacagatcataaaagccttcagtatctttttactcagagAGATCTAAATCTTAGGCAGCCGAGGTTGATTGAGTTACTTagcgattatgattgcacgattgagtatcaccctggtcgtgcaaatgcagtggcggatgcacttactaggaagactccagctagacttaatgtcatatatgattgtcatgttcctcttcttgcagatttgaggtccactggagtggagttaggagtggaagatcgagaggaagccttacttgctaattttcaagttaggccaattttaattgatcgagTGCTTGAAGTccagatgaatgatgaagagacccaggaaataattcaagcaaggaatcaGGGAAAGTAGAAAGACTTCAGAATTCGAGAAtctgatggtatgcttatgcaagagaacagaatgtatgtgccgaataatatggaattaaaaaaggcaattcttgatgaagcacatatttcggcatatgcaatgcatccaggaggtaccaagatgtatcataccattcgaccattttattattggccgggtatgaaaagagaaattgctgaaTATGTGACTAGGTGTGCCATTTGTCAGCAAGTTAAGGCGGAAAGGAAGAAGccgtttgggttgatgcagccacttcccattccgtagtggaaatgggaaaatattactatggatttcatGTACAAACTTCCTTATACACAGAATGGTTATGACGacatttgggtgatagttgatcggcttactaagtcaaCACATTTTATTCCAATAAGGGAAAAAAATtcgttaagccgattagctaagttgTTCATATcaaagattgtgaagtaccatggtgttCCAGTTGATATTATCTCGGACCGggatcctagatttacttctaagttttggatagcgttccaggaagctcttggtacgagattactttattacggcatatcatcctcagacTGATGGGCAATCTGATAGGACTATTCAAACGTTAGAAGATATGATGAGATCTTCGGTGCTGCAGTTTGGCGATGGTTGGCATGATTggttggatttgatggaattcGCCTACAACAATAATtaccattcgagtattggtatggcaccatttgaggcactctATGGCAAATCTTGTCGCACACCCttgtgttggtcagaggtgggtgaaagagttttagtgggtcCTGAGAGAGTGGAAaagactactcagaatattcaggtaattaagtctaacctgaaagcggcccaggatcgTCAGAAGACTCTGGCAGACAAGGATGCTACTGATCGAGTGTATAAAGTTGGCGATTGGGTATTCTTGAAGTTGTCACCATAGAGAGGTGTAGTACGGTTTGGGAAAAATGGTAAGCTAAgccctaggtacattggaccatatatggTCACCGAGCaagtcggtgaggttgcttacaagCTTGAGTTGCCTCAAGAGTTGTCCAAAGTTCatgatgtgtttcatgtttcgatgcttcgacattatgtctcAGATTCTTCGCATGTGATTCCTCatcaacctttggaaattaattcaGACTTGTTTTACGATGATGAGCCAAtgactattttggattggaaagataaggagctgaggaataagacagtgcgtttggtgaaagtattatggagaaatcatgCAGTGGAAAaaactacttgggagacagatgACCGGATGAAAGAGATGTATCCACGcctattttatgattattagtggattgtatgattgtataaatttcgaggacgaaattttataaggtgggtagattgtcacagcccgtcctgggAAAATTTTATCGAAGGTGTGAAATGACGGTTTTACCCTTAAACGTGGGTAACGGTGTGCGTACTTGACTTAGGTTTAGGTCCAAGTTATTTTCCTAAGTATGTGAAACTAATTGGAATTAagttgttttgttgttttggttgGTTGGAGTGGAcaattttggaccacacacactccaactccctctctctctccttcccgtgcactctctctctcctccctctcgattTTCTTCTGTTTCCGTCAACTTCGTACGGACGAACGCCAAACTCACATTTCACAATATGCTTATAAAGTTTACCTTAAtgcataagaaaaatattttgtccaagtaaaaaaatggaactttaacgaaaagcacccggtactgttcactttaacgaaaaaccacatttttacactaaaaagtcaatcctggtactattcactttaccctttattttgtccttatcattaaaactcaaagttttcaagcccttttcattagttttcctgtaAAAAAATTAGacttttttccaaaaaaaaatatgtgctTTTTTATGGTATTTAGTCAATTTTACAAATTTGTACAAACTTCATCATATAATCCATTTGCTTTCACCTATGCCTCACCGTAGAATTTGAGAATTTATGTAAAACTTTATGCTAATATTCTTGAGGGTGGAACCCTATATTAGCAATATTTTGGGCCTCACAACTATTTATTCCACTTATTATTAGTCggttttgtaattttgtacaaaGTTCATTATGGAATCCATTTACTTTCACCTCCACCTCACCATGCAGTTTCGAAAACTCGTGTAAGACTTTTCATTGATATTCTTAAGTGTGAAACCCTATGTCGCAACATTTTGGGCCTCACTACTATTTTTTCCGAAATCAatatgggctagggtttagttTTAATCGCATGAGTCAACCATTGTTGCCCGTACAAACCATTGGTATCGAGGGTAAGACATTTATAGGAGGTAGGGTTTAGTTTTAATCTCATGGATGGACGATTGTTGCCTGCATGAAGCATTGGTGTTGGGGGTGGACATTTATAAGCTGCCAATAATAGTGGTAGGGTCTAGTTTTAATCTTAGGGATCAACTATAGTTGGCCGGCGAAACATTGTTGCCGTGGGTGGGACATTTATAAGCTGCTATTTatctttttgttaaaatttcatGTACCGTAACACCAAACTATCATCTCCATGCTCTACAAAATGTATTTTCGGTGAAGATTTTCTTATAATCCATGTCAAAACAATTGAAAACAAGGatataaatataaatctaaAAGTATTTGAATtataaataaagtaagataggaagaaaaaaaaattaatagaaaattaAATAATCGGTACTTTGTTACCGATATTCTATAACATAGTCGCTAAAAATATATTGATTGGCTGAGATTCTAGTCGCTATATGGATAGCGACTAACTTTCTTACGAGTCACTAGCATTTTACCGATCCccacttttcaattttttttctgtttacttttgttaatttttcttttatttctcttaccatAACAACAAaccatgtcacagcccgtcctggaAAATTTTATCGATGGTGTAAAAGGACGGTTTTACCCTTAAACGTGGGTAGCAGTGTGCGTGCGTGACTTAGGTTTAGGTCCAAGTTATTTTCCTAAGTATGTGGAACTAATTGGAATTAAGTTGTTTGGTTGGTTGGAGTGGACAATTTTGGACCACTCACACTccaactccctctctctctctccttcccgtgcactctctctctcatccctctcgattttcttttgtttccgtCAACTTTGTACAGACGAACGCCAAACTCACATTTCACGCACAGATCGACGTTAAAAAGGTAATGTTCTTGTTCCCTACAAGCTCTTGAGTTCCTTCGTACCATTTTTAGGACTTGTAAACTTGTAAAACCCGAGAAATCATCACCCCCGATTTGAGTATTGTTCACATGGtcgtaattatggatgtttcaGGGAATTTTAAGCTCGTAGGAAGCTTTAGGACGTTCCTACAAAGCTCGGATGACAAAAACCATAACAACAAACCATGTCACAGCCCATCCTGGAAAATTTTATCGATGGTGTAAAAGGACAGTTTTACCCTTAAACGTGGGTAGCGGTGTGCGTGCATGACTTAGGTTTAGGTCCAAGCTATTTTCCTAAGTATGTGGAACTAATTGGAATTAAGTTGTTTGGTTGTTTTGGTTGGTTGGAGTGGAcaattttggaccacacactccaactccctttttctctccttcccgtgcattctctctctcctccctctcgattTTCTTCTATTTCCGTCAACTTTATACGGACGAACGCCAAACTCACATTTCATGCACAGATCGACGTTAAAAAGGCAATGTTCTTGTTCCCTACAAGCTCTTGAGTTCCTTCGTACCATTTTTAGGACTTGAAAACTTGTAAAACCCGAGAAATCATCACCCCCGATTTGAGTATTGTTCACATGGtcgtaattatggatgtttcaGGGGATTTTAAGCTCGTAGGAAGCTTTAGGACGTTCCTACGAAGCTCGGATGACAAAAACCAAGcaaattggacgtcgggaagttgAGTTTGGTGAGTTTGAAAGTTCGCCGGAATTATTGTGTCTTCTCCGACGAGATCCTGTGACTTTTGGAGTTTAAAAttggtaagaatgtgttctaATCATTGTAAGCTTTAAATTGGTTTatgtttcatgaattttggttgagaaatggacGAGAAATGAAGATTTGAAAAATTCCCAGTTTTCCGGTGACGGCGACGTCGCCGGAGTTCAAAGGTCGTCGTCGTCGGAGTTCAAAGGTAGGGGatgatggaatattccgtcaactttgacggaatattcctaacggcgttGGTTAGTTTTAACGGTTCCTGTtactttttaacggaatattcctaacggggttAAGGGATTCCGTTAGGGTCCCTGCGCATGTTGCCCTACCCTTGTGGTGACACCGGCTAGATTGAttgatgagctatgaattcagatGTACAGACCTCTGTAGGGGTTCCAGCTCATATATTGTTATTCATGAACTTAATtgcacctgagttacttatttcGTTTTATAtttggcatgacatacttatgtttatggttatgtgaagcatgatttgaatacatatattaatatatttatattctatttctgggaaaattatacatttttttacggtgaggggttagagctTTTGATaatgaatggttttgaaaagctttgtttttgcccactcacgttttctgttttgcgcccctccaggttttaggtaggctTGCTGTTAGTGGCATTGAGGATCTCGGCAGTCtgacaaaatatatatttagtaggacatcttatggtactgtataacagtacttgtcctactagactgcacctagactttctatgctctgattaggtgtATTCACACTTGTATCCCATTTCTAATACTTTCTGCTTATAagtgcacattagtagctttcggtttttatttatccgtatatttcttatctttattacttccgcactgtgcacatggctacgtcaccctcacgtgatggccagcatgccccgactcgggtcggggtgtgtcaattaagGACTCAACTTTTTCAAGAGgctgcttttaaaaaaaaaattaagcaacCCCAAACTGACCATAATTAagttttcaaaaatattaatGCTCATAGAAGTTGAACATAATaccttttatttataaataaagagaCAAATACACACATTTAGGACAACCGTTAGAAGGAGTGGAAGAGAATCCTCTAGATCCACTTTGTTGGGATCCAAGGAATCTCCGCATTCTAACTGTTCATTGTACATAGTGCGGCAAGTTTTGatcaggtactatttgtgtttaattttaaataaaaaaaattaaatgatttatAACCACACGATGCACGATGAATAACTAAGATGTAATGATTCCTAGGATTCCCACAATTCGAATCCGGATAGGATCCAAATCCAGAAAGAGTGGGGTGAGCTCCATAAAACAAAGTGGTGCACTGTACAAGCTGGCGACAATTAAAGACTTTGACTTGGAGTGAGTAAATTTATGGAAGACTCCATCAAGAGGAAAAATTATTAATTGGAAAAACATTTTCGTGGTCTGAGGGACACTGAGCCATGAAGATGTCATTTTCTTGTGGAAAACAAAACATTTTGCAAGTTTCTTCACACCCACTCCTTTTTTCACGTCTGAAAACAGtacaaaagagaagaaagatccTGTAACCTCAATCCAACTTTCAAAATGAACACAAATAACACAAAAATTGTGTTTTtctacataaaaataattgacTTGGACTTTGGCCAAATTGCCAAACTGCATTGATGGAAGACTCTAAAatcgacctttttttttttttggcaaacgatagatttgttagattagggaGCCGATGGAGTTCGAACTCATACTGTGATGTAAGGGCAACACTCATCTCCACCACTATGGCAGAGGACCACTTGCTACTCTAAAATTGTCCAAGTTACCAAGACTCCATAGTCATCCAAGTTGCCAAATTGCATTTGTGGAACTCCAAGGACCATGTACAATGATTGGGCCAAAAACAAACCTAATGAATATCTTATACACGTTTTATGAGATTAGAATTGCACCCAAACTTGAGAgtgcaaaatataatttatccTATATAATATAATACGTTGAAAAAGTCATACTCTAGCAACTTCACCTTGCGGCAGTCCCCCAGTTGTGTGATGCCCAACACCCTCCTCGGGGGATTTCTTGTAGAGAGTGATAAGCCTGCCTTGCCACAAGCAATTCATGTGAAGACCTATTGCAGGCTATTTCGGCCAGAACCCGATTGCTTTTGGTTTACTTCTTGGTAGCTTTTGTCTATGACTTTACATCTGTCCGTATACATATATAGAAATAGTAGTATAAAGTGTGGCCATTGCATTCTTATCTTAACTAGTCATTGTCCCTTTGCATGAAAACCAATTCTTTGTTATATTAACTTCTGTTTCTTCCTCACAAGCGTAAACACAATTTTAACTGAAAAAGCATTAAGCGTTGTGCATAAAGTGAATAGAGCCCCAACAAACTAgtgcataaaaataaattacaatacAGGAAACATCTACGAAGAATCTTTCTTCTAAAAGGAAGACTCGAAATTTATTTATCTGAAACGAGCACATTCTCTGCTTCTCAGGCCG
This window of the Malus domestica chromosome 03, GDT2T_hap1 genome carries:
- the LOC139194332 gene encoding uncharacterized protein, with protein sequence MQRRGGRFPGGLSSNMQRRCGRFPGGPKFQRQRDFGGSGGSGAPLCRRCNNRHFGEYKRGSSACYTCGQMGHRAPQHVDVAASSAGSLRQSGQPRQGRGIHANRGRGGRQQAQERIHNMTLQDAQNNPDLIMVTQPHPTPLGYDLEFSMPRGEICYVDQVYPGCPVMVEDVVMPANLIRLDIVDFDVILGTYWLHYNRAKIDSYGKMVTFHRPELSEVTFVGELSGVRHCVISAMKAKRLLSKGCQGYLAHVVLNDNAPISVDDVRVVSHFPDVFLDDLSGLPPDRDVEFAIDLLPDDLFDQLRGACVFSKIDLRSGYYQLKIRIKDVPKTAFRTRYGHYEFLVMPFGLTNVPAAFMDLMNRIKWHFWDMLYQLKAFEWILKKWQLWRIGNNLEPSLRLTRKEVKFEWDDNCEQSFQQLKYYLTHAHVLALPDDNGNFEVFSDASLNGLGCVLMQHGRVIAYASRQLKPHEKNYPIHDLEKLLVRDYFITAYHPQTDGQSDRTIQTLEDMMRSSVLQFGDGWHDWLDLMEFAYNNNYHSSIGMAPFEALYGKSCRTPLCWSEVGERVLVGPERVEKTTQNIQRGVVRFGKNGKLSPRYIGPYMVTEQVGEVAYKLELPQELSKVHDVFHVSMLRHYVSDSSHVIPHQPLEINSDLFYDDEPMTILDWKDKELRNKTVRLVKVLWRNHAVEKTTWETDDRMKEMYPRLFYDY